From the genome of Haloarcula limicola, one region includes:
- a CDS encoding carbohydrate ABC transporter permease: protein MDTHETADATQTSSEDVEWETKLRYFLNSDFVRSSPYWGLPFVIMGIAVYGGMGYNVAISLTDARGLTPPDYSLSNLDLEMYSQVFGSDAFVQATQNNLVLLVTFTTICLFLGLILAVLIDQGIRFDDKVQTIYLLPMSLSFVVTAQMWLWMFNYDNGLLNLILTPLGIGPVDWIGNPAIALGAIIFALIWQFSGYTMVVYLAGLRSLPDDQFEAARVDGASTFKTYLRIIVPQLKESSVSAAVVLMVFALKAFTFLYALTGRYRPPNGTDILATLMVREAFKFGKWAYAATIATYLMILALGVIAPYLYYQYRQGSL, encoded by the coding sequence ATGGATACGCACGAAACAGCCGATGCCACGCAGACGTCCTCCGAGGACGTCGAGTGGGAGACGAAGTTACGGTACTTCCTCAATAGCGACTTCGTCCGTTCGTCGCCGTACTGGGGACTGCCGTTCGTCATCATGGGAATCGCCGTCTACGGCGGGATGGGATACAACGTCGCCATCTCCCTCACCGACGCCCGCGGGCTGACGCCGCCGGATTACAGCCTGAGCAACCTAGACCTGGAGATGTACTCCCAGGTATTCGGGAGCGACGCCTTCGTTCAGGCCACCCAGAACAACCTCGTATTGCTGGTCACTTTCACGACCATCTGCCTCTTCCTGGGACTCATCCTCGCCGTGCTCATCGATCAGGGTATCCGGTTCGACGACAAGGTACAGACCATCTACCTCCTGCCGATGAGTCTCTCGTTCGTCGTCACGGCCCAGATGTGGCTCTGGATGTTCAACTACGACAACGGACTGTTGAACCTCATCCTGACGCCGTTGGGAATCGGCCCGGTCGACTGGATCGGGAACCCGGCCATCGCGCTCGGGGCGATAATCTTCGCGCTCATCTGGCAGTTCAGCGGTTATACGATGGTCGTCTATCTGGCCGGCCTGCGCTCGCTCCCCGACGATCAGTTCGAGGCCGCTCGCGTCGACGGCGCGAGCACGTTCAAGACCTACCTGCGCATCATCGTCCCGCAGCTGAAGGAGTCCTCGGTCAGCGCGGCCGTGGTCCTGATGGTGTTCGCCCTGAAGGCGTTCACCTTCCTGTACGCGCTCACCGGCCGATACCGACCGCCGAACGGGACCGACATCCTGGCGACGCTGATGGTCCGCGAAGCGTTCAAGTTCGGCAAGTGGGCGTACGCGGCGACCATCGCCACGTACCTGATGATACTGGCGCTGGGAGTCATCGCACCGTACCTCTACTACCAGTACAGACAGGGGAGCCTCTAA
- a CDS encoding ABC transporter substrate-binding protein, protein MDRRKYLAALSAGAAAGIAGCGGDGGDGGDGGSDGGDGGSGDGGSTGGTSGGQSGATLEVLHGWAGGDGEAAVNALIDAFKEEHPDVPTNFQAVGASANVNLNATILRRMVNNNPMSSFANWPGNNLERYRGHLMNLESDVWDAAGYKDVMQSRAVELCTFNGKMPAVPLGSHRMNNLFYNISVFEEAGIDAESLDSVDALMSALETIDSETDVTPMGQAMVAPWTVLQLWAQVLMGQSSVDAYMNFIEGNGDKQKIVNSLEVVKEIQQNYITNDASSVSFTDVGGKMINGEVACMHQGNWLAGQFRVDDSFNYKEHWDWVPFPGTEGVYGYHIDAIVAPANNPTPDQTVTWETFVGTKKAQIAFNNLKGSVPLRTDIDPSELGDFIGMTYEDLTSSERYPPTIAHGLAVPPEVMGACKTAMSDNMMGPYDTDAAADALLDAVSQ, encoded by the coding sequence ATGGATCGGAGAAAGTACCTCGCAGCGCTGAGCGCAGGGGCCGCGGCCGGGATCGCCGGCTGTGGCGGTGACGGCGGTGACGGCGGCGACGGTGGTTCCGACGGCGGCGACGGCGGTTCCGGCGACGGCGGCAGCACCGGCGGCACGAGCGGCGGGCAGTCGGGTGCCACACTCGAAGTCCTCCACGGCTGGGCCGGGGGGGATGGTGAGGCCGCGGTCAACGCGCTCATCGACGCGTTCAAGGAAGAACATCCGGACGTGCCGACGAACTTCCAGGCCGTCGGGGCGAGCGCGAACGTCAACCTGAACGCGACCATCCTGCGGCGGATGGTGAACAACAACCCGATGAGTTCCTTCGCCAACTGGCCGGGGAACAACCTCGAACGGTATCGGGGACACCTGATGAACCTCGAATCGGACGTCTGGGACGCGGCGGGATACAAGGACGTGATGCAGAGTCGCGCGGTCGAACTCTGTACGTTCAACGGGAAGATGCCGGCGGTCCCGCTGGGCTCTCACCGGATGAACAACCTCTTCTACAACATCTCGGTGTTCGAGGAGGCCGGGATCGACGCCGAGAGCCTCGACAGCGTCGACGCGCTGATGAGCGCGCTCGAGACCATCGACTCGGAGACGGACGTCACGCCGATGGGGCAGGCGATGGTCGCCCCGTGGACCGTCCTGCAGCTGTGGGCGCAGGTCCTGATGGGCCAGTCCAGCGTCGACGCCTACATGAACTTCATCGAGGGCAACGGCGACAAGCAGAAGATCGTCAACTCGCTGGAGGTCGTCAAGGAGATCCAGCAGAACTACATCACCAACGACGCGTCCTCGGTGAGTTTCACCGACGTCGGCGGGAAGATGATCAACGGTGAAGTGGCGTGTATGCACCAGGGTAACTGGCTCGCTGGTCAGTTCCGGGTGGACGACTCGTTCAACTACAAGGAACACTGGGACTGGGTCCCGTTCCCCGGCACCGAGGGCGTCTACGGCTACCACATCGACGCCATCGTCGCGCCCGCGAACAACCCGACGCCGGACCAGACCGTCACCTGGGAGACGTTCGTCGGCACGAAGAAGGCCCAGATCGCGTTCAACAACCTGAAGGGCTCCGTCCCGCTCCGGACGGACATCGACCCGAGCGAACTCGGCGACTTCATCGGGATGACCTACGAGGACCTCACCAGCTCCGAGCGATATCCCCCGACCATCGCCCACGGGCTCGCCGTCCCGCCCGAGGTGATGGGCGCGTGCAAGACGGCGATGAGCGACAACATGATGGGGCCCTACGACACCGACGCGGCGGCCGACGCGCTGCTCGACGCGGTCTCACAGTAA
- a CDS encoding mandelate racemase/muconate lactonizing enzyme family protein, whose translation MNYADLRDPNAEYTMRDLSGETMGLTESRGERRDVEITDVQTVIVDGNYPWTLVRVYTDAGVVGNGEAYWGGALPEIIERLKPFVVGENPLDIDRLYEHMVQKMSGEGSIAGKDIAAISGIELALHDAAGKVLDVPAYQLLGGKYRDEVRVYCDCHTEDEADPEACADEAERVVDELGYDALKFDLDVPSGHEKDRANRHLRKPEIDHKVEIVERVTERVGDKADAAFDCHWAFGSGSAKRLAEALEPYDVWWLEDPVPPENHDVQRDVTQSTATPIAAGENVYRTHGQRQLITDDAVDIIAPDVPKVGGMRESAKIATLADMFYLPVAMHNVSSPIGTLGSAHVGAAIPNALALEYHSYELGWWEDLVEEDNLIEDGRLQIPEAPGLGVTLDLDAVEAHLVEGQELFDEA comes from the coding sequence ATGAACTACGCAGATTTGCGTGACCCCAACGCAGAGTACACGATGCGCGACCTCTCGGGGGAGACGATGGGACTCACGGAGTCCCGCGGCGAGAGGCGCGACGTCGAGATCACCGACGTACAGACGGTCATCGTCGACGGCAATTACCCGTGGACGCTCGTCCGCGTCTACACGGACGCGGGCGTCGTCGGCAACGGCGAGGCCTACTGGGGCGGCGCGCTGCCCGAGATAATCGAGCGCCTGAAACCCTTCGTCGTCGGGGAGAACCCGCTCGACATCGACCGTCTCTACGAGCACATGGTCCAAAAGATGTCCGGCGAGGGCTCGATCGCGGGCAAGGACATCGCCGCCATCTCGGGTATCGAACTCGCGCTGCACGACGCCGCCGGGAAGGTCTTGGACGTGCCCGCCTACCAGCTACTGGGCGGGAAGTACCGCGACGAGGTGCGCGTCTACTGTGACTGCCACACCGAGGACGAAGCGGACCCGGAAGCGTGCGCCGACGAGGCCGAACGGGTCGTCGACGAACTGGGCTACGACGCCCTGAAGTTCGACTTGGACGTCCCCTCGGGCCACGAGAAGGACCGCGCGAACCGCCACCTCCGCAAGCCCGAGATTGACCACAAGGTCGAGATCGTCGAACGCGTCACCGAGCGCGTCGGAGACAAGGCCGACGCCGCCTTCGACTGCCACTGGGCGTTCGGCAGCGGCAGCGCGAAGCGGCTCGCCGAGGCCCTCGAACCGTACGACGTCTGGTGGCTCGAAGACCCCGTGCCGCCGGAAAATCACGACGTCCAGCGCGACGTGACGCAGTCGACGGCGACGCCCATCGCGGCCGGCGAGAACGTCTACCGGACGCACGGCCAGCGCCAGCTCATCACCGACGACGCGGTGGACATCATCGCGCCGGACGTGCCGAAGGTCGGCGGGATGCGCGAGTCGGCGAAGATCGCCACGCTCGCGGACATGTTCTACCTGCCGGTGGCGATGCACAACGTCTCCTCGCCCATCGGCACGCTCGGGTCGGCCCACGTCGGCGCGGCGATTCCGAACGCGCTCGCGCTGGAGTACCACTCCTACGAACTCGGCTGGTGGGAGGACCTGGTCGAAGAGGACAATCTCATCGAGGACGGCCGTCTGCAGATACCCGAAGCGCCCGGACTCGGCGTGACGCTCGACCTGGACGCTGTCGAAGCGCATCTCGTGGAGGGACAGGAACTGTTCGACGAGGCATAA
- a CDS encoding fumarylacetoacetate hydrolase family protein, with protein MQYHQLDGDDTGRLVVSTERGLYDLTAAKAQLRSFRDLASAASVAGVLPDEIAARHVREENEIARERVEADHTVPVTADEVWAAGVTYKMSEEAREQESDTPDMYLNVYDAERPEVFFKATPSRTVGPGERVGIRADSDWDVPEPELGIVLYEGETVGYTIGNDMSSRSIEGQNPLYLPQAKVYDRCCSLGPSVVTDVEDPHSLTLSMSIHRDGDCVYSDETNTGEMVRTCEELVSYYTAHNTVPELAVLLTGTPLVPDEGFTLREDDHIDIEIEGIGTLSNPVTTV; from the coding sequence ATGCAGTACCACCAGCTAGACGGCGACGACACCGGTAGGTTAGTCGTCTCGACAGAGCGCGGTCTGTACGATCTGACCGCGGCGAAGGCACAGCTCCGCTCGTTTCGTGACCTCGCCAGTGCGGCGAGCGTCGCGGGCGTGCTTCCGGACGAGATCGCGGCCCGACACGTCCGCGAGGAGAACGAGATCGCGCGAGAGCGCGTCGAGGCCGACCACACCGTCCCCGTCACCGCGGACGAGGTGTGGGCCGCCGGCGTGACCTACAAGATGAGCGAGGAGGCCCGGGAGCAGGAGAGCGACACGCCCGACATGTACCTGAACGTCTACGACGCCGAACGCCCCGAGGTGTTCTTCAAGGCGACGCCGAGTCGGACGGTCGGACCCGGCGAGCGCGTCGGCATCCGGGCGGACTCCGACTGGGACGTTCCCGAACCGGAACTCGGGATCGTCCTCTACGAGGGCGAGACCGTGGGCTACACCATCGGCAACGACATGAGCAGCCGCTCTATCGAGGGGCAGAACCCGCTCTATCTCCCCCAGGCGAAGGTGTACGACCGCTGCTGTTCGCTCGGCCCGAGCGTCGTGACCGACGTCGAGGACCCCCACTCGCTGACGCTCTCGATGTCGATCCACCGCGACGGCGACTGCGTCTACAGCGACGAGACGAACACGGGCGAGATGGTTCGGACCTGCGAGGAACTGGTGTCGTACTACACCGCCCACAATACGGTCCCCGAACTCGCCGTCTTGCTCACCGGGACGCCGCTGGTCCCCGACGAGGGGTTCACGCTTCGGGAAGACGACCACATCGACATCGAGATCGAGGGAATCGGAACCCTGAGCAACCCCGTGACGACCGTATAA
- a CDS encoding aldehyde dehydrogenase family protein, translated as MAYQNFIGGEWCDSASGETTPSRNPAAPDEVVGEVPRSTAADATAAVDAAAAASGEWAATPGPERGAVLREAGGLLEDRRDDITETLVREEGKTWSEAAGELQRALDIFHYYASKAADVGGEVRASSARERHLYVDREPVGIVSAITPWNYPIAIPAWKLAPALATGNAAVLKPATAGAVTAIELVRCLDDAGFPDGVCNLVTGPGDAVGGVLTTDDRVDAVSFTGSETVGDIVYQAAAPDQKRVQLEMGGKNPTVVMPSADVGEAVDIVGGGAFGTTGQSCTACSRAIVHEDVHGEFLDRIVEYAESLSVGPGIDDPDMGPHVSEAELTGTLDYVDIARNEGATLETGGNRLGDDELADGYFVEPTVFSDVEPDMRIAQEEVFGPILSVVSVESFEDALDVANGVTQGLSASVVTDDLREAHRFVREVEAGVVKTNEKTTGLELHVPFGGMKASSSETYREQGDAGLDFYTISKTVYLNY; from the coding sequence ATGGCGTATCAGAACTTCATCGGCGGAGAGTGGTGCGACTCGGCGTCGGGCGAGACGACGCCGAGTCGGAACCCGGCCGCACCGGACGAGGTCGTCGGCGAAGTCCCGCGGTCGACGGCGGCCGACGCGACGGCGGCGGTGGACGCGGCGGCGGCCGCGAGCGGAGAGTGGGCGGCGACCCCGGGCCCGGAACGCGGCGCGGTCCTCCGTGAGGCGGGTGGGCTGCTCGAAGACCGACGGGACGATATCACTGAGACGCTCGTCCGCGAGGAGGGCAAGACGTGGTCGGAGGCCGCGGGCGAACTGCAGCGCGCGCTCGACATCTTTCACTACTACGCGAGCAAGGCCGCAGACGTCGGCGGCGAGGTGAGAGCCAGCAGCGCCCGGGAACGTCACCTCTACGTCGACCGCGAGCCGGTCGGTATCGTCTCGGCGATCACGCCGTGGAACTACCCCATCGCCATCCCGGCTTGGAAACTCGCGCCCGCGCTCGCCACCGGCAACGCCGCCGTCCTGAAACCGGCGACGGCGGGCGCGGTCACGGCCATCGAACTCGTGCGCTGCCTCGACGACGCCGGATTCCCCGACGGCGTCTGCAACCTCGTCACCGGCCCGGGCGACGCCGTCGGCGGCGTGCTCACGACCGACGACCGCGTGGACGCCGTCTCCTTCACCGGCAGCGAAACCGTCGGCGACATCGTCTATCAGGCCGCCGCGCCGGACCAGAAGCGCGTCCAGTTGGAGATGGGCGGGAAGAACCCCACCGTCGTCATGCCCAGCGCCGACGTCGGCGAGGCGGTCGATATCGTCGGCGGCGGCGCGTTCGGGACGACCGGGCAGTCCTGCACCGCCTGTTCGCGAGCCATCGTCCACGAGGACGTCCACGGGGAGTTCCTCGACCGCATCGTCGAGTACGCCGAGTCGCTCTCGGTCGGTCCCGGCATCGACGACCCCGATATGGGCCCCCACGTCAGCGAGGCCGAACTGACGGGCACGCTCGACTACGTCGATATCGCTCGGAACGAGGGCGCGACGCTCGAAACGGGCGGAAACCGGCTCGGCGACGACGAGCTGGCCGACGGGTACTTCGTCGAACCGACCGTCTTCTCCGATGTCGAGCCGGATATGCGGATCGCGCAGGAGGAGGTGTTCGGCCCGATCCTCTCCGTCGTCTCCGTCGAGAGCTTCGAGGACGCGCTCGACGTCGCCAACGGCGTGACGCAGGGTCTCTCCGCCAGCGTCGTCACCGACGACCTGCGGGAGGCGCATCGGTTCGTCCGCGAGGTTGAGGCCGGCGTCGTCAAGACCAACGAGAAGACGACCGGTCTCGAACTGCACGTCCCCTTCGGCGGCATGAAGGCGTCCTCCAGTGAGACCTACCGCGAGCAGGGCGACGCCGGACTGGACTTTTACACCATCAGTAAGACGGTCTATCTGAACTACTGA
- a CDS encoding DUF7260 family protein, whose protein sequence is MAAVSDPDDSLLFVDSLREYVLEPLIAAESMAAREHTELTAERDAFAALRERVEAVEPVQTVTTQSPSWSMSSSGSTACAEVRTAYRETVMTVDHYDEVYDEPLLQNVTAELSPDIGGALDPESGVQFSPQVKRLVLASVEDCVERRTALCEVVERELDALADQKRALIDLLDELDGCTIPEWYGESFDAELTAVMSARQRHLQHGLQQFEGTEFCSYLYGDEGWTHPVLTAVARLREAVVTDE, encoded by the coding sequence ATGGCCGCTGTCTCCGACCCTGACGACTCCCTGCTGTTCGTCGACTCGTTGCGGGAGTACGTCCTCGAACCCCTGATCGCCGCCGAATCGATGGCCGCGCGCGAGCACACCGAGTTGACCGCCGAGCGCGACGCGTTTGCGGCGCTCCGCGAGCGAGTGGAAGCCGTCGAACCCGTCCAGACCGTGACGACCCAGTCGCCGTCGTGGTCGATGTCGTCGTCCGGTTCGACCGCCTGTGCCGAAGTCCGGACCGCGTACCGGGAGACCGTCATGACCGTCGACCACTACGACGAGGTGTACGACGAGCCGCTCCTCCAGAACGTCACGGCCGAACTCAGCCCGGACATCGGCGGCGCGCTCGACCCGGAGAGCGGCGTCCAGTTCTCCCCGCAGGTGAAACGACTGGTACTCGCGAGCGTCGAGGACTGCGTCGAGCGACGGACGGCCCTCTGTGAAGTCGTCGAACGCGAACTGGACGCGCTCGCCGACCAGAAGCGTGCCCTGATCGACCTCCTCGACGAACTCGACGGCTGTACGATCCCCGAGTGGTACGGCGAGTCCTTCGACGCGGAACTGACCGCGGTGATGTCGGCGCGACAGCGACACCTCCAGCACGGCTTACAGCAGTTCGAGGGGACCGAGTTCTGTTCGTACCTCTACGGCGACGAGGGGTGGACGCACCCGGTGTTGACCGCCGTCGCCCGCCTCCGCGAAGCGGTCGTGACCGACGAGTGA